From a single Rhizobium lusitanum genomic region:
- a CDS encoding carboxyl transferase domain-containing protein has translation MTVLKSEISTHSDRFRDNRAAMLEVIEVAEAAAVRAAEGGGAQARERHVGRGKMLPRDRVTGLIDPATPFLEIGATAAHGLYGDDAPGAGLITGVGHVSGRDCMIVCNDATVKGGTYYPVTVKKHLRAQEIAAENNLPCLYLVDSGGANLPNQDEVFPDRDHFGRIFYNQANMSAAGIPQIAVVMGSCTAGGAYVPAMSDETIIVEGQGTIFLAGPPLVKAATGEVVSAEDLGGGDVHTRLSGVADYLARDDAHALALARQAVANLNRHKPVTVELRTPELPLYDPEEILGIVPSDLRTPYDVREVIARMVDGSRFDEFKARYGATLVCGFAHVHGIPVGIIANNGVLFSESALKGAHFVELCSQRKIPLVFLQNITGFMVGRKYETEGIAKHGAKLVTAVATTKVPKITMLIGGSFGAGNYGMSGRAYSPRFLWTWPNSRISVMGGEQAAGVLATVRGEALARAGKPWTKDEEAAFKQPTLKMFETQSHPLYASARLWDDGIIDPRKSRDVLALSLSAALNAPIEDTRFGLFRM, from the coding sequence ATGACCGTCCTGAAATCAGAGATCTCCACCCATTCGGACCGGTTCAGGGATAATCGCGCCGCGATGCTGGAGGTGATCGAAGTGGCCGAGGCGGCGGCCGTGCGAGCAGCGGAAGGTGGCGGCGCGCAGGCACGCGAGCGGCATGTCGGGCGCGGCAAGATGCTGCCGCGCGACCGGGTGACGGGGCTGATCGATCCGGCGACGCCTTTCCTCGAAATCGGTGCCACGGCGGCGCATGGCCTCTATGGCGATGATGCGCCGGGTGCTGGTCTGATCACCGGCGTCGGCCACGTTTCCGGCCGTGACTGCATGATCGTCTGCAACGATGCCACCGTCAAAGGCGGCACCTATTATCCGGTCACTGTGAAGAAGCATCTGCGGGCGCAGGAGATCGCGGCGGAAAACAATCTGCCCTGCCTCTATCTGGTCGATTCCGGCGGGGCCAACCTGCCGAACCAGGATGAAGTCTTTCCGGACCGTGATCATTTCGGCCGTATTTTCTATAACCAGGCCAATATGTCGGCGGCGGGCATTCCGCAGATTGCCGTGGTCATGGGTTCCTGTACGGCCGGCGGCGCCTATGTGCCGGCCATGTCCGACGAAACCATCATCGTTGAGGGACAGGGGACGATCTTTCTCGCCGGACCGCCATTGGTGAAGGCGGCGACCGGCGAGGTGGTTTCGGCCGAAGATCTCGGCGGCGGCGATGTGCATACACGGCTTTCCGGCGTCGCCGATTATCTGGCGCGCGACGATGCTCATGCGCTTGCGCTCGCCCGGCAAGCGGTCGCCAATCTCAATCGTCACAAGCCGGTAACCGTCGAGCTTCGCACACCGGAGCTGCCGCTTTACGACCCGGAGGAAATTTTGGGCATCGTGCCCTCCGATCTGCGCACGCCCTATGATGTCCGCGAGGTGATCGCCCGCATGGTCGACGGCTCCCGCTTCGACGAATTCAAGGCGCGCTATGGTGCAACGCTGGTCTGCGGCTTCGCCCATGTCCACGGCATTCCTGTCGGCATCATCGCCAACAACGGCGTGTTGTTTTCGGAATCGGCGCTGAAGGGCGCGCATTTCGTCGAGCTTTGCTCGCAGCGCAAGATCCCGCTGGTTTTCCTGCAAAACATCACCGGCTTCATGGTCGGTCGAAAGTACGAGACCGAGGGCATCGCCAAGCACGGCGCCAAGCTGGTGACGGCGGTGGCGACGACCAAGGTACCGAAAATTACCATGCTGATCGGCGGCTCCTTCGGCGCCGGCAATTACGGCATGTCCGGTCGCGCCTATTCGCCACGTTTCCTCTGGACCTGGCCGAACAGCCGCATCTCCGTCATGGGCGGCGAGCAGGCGGCCGGCGTGCTGGCAACGGTGCGCGGCGAGGCGCTGGCGCGTGCCGGAAAGCCCTGGACGAAGGACGAGGAGGCGGCCTTCAAGCAGCCGACCTTGAAAATGTTCGAGACACAGAGCCACCCGCTTTATGCCTCGGCCCGCCTTTGGGACGATGGCATCATCGACCCGCGCAAGAGCCGCGATGTGCTGGCGCTATCGCTGTCGGCTGCGCTCAATGCGCCGATCGAAGACACACGCTTCGGCCTGTTCAGGATGTGA
- a CDS encoding indolepyruvate ferredoxin oxidoreductase family protein, producing the protein MLATSVSLDDKYTADEGRVFMTGLQTLVRLPMTQMRRDRAAGLNTAAFISGYRGSPLGGYDQQLLKAKTYLDAHDVTFQPGINEDLAATAVWGTQQVGLSPGVRKDGVLGIWYGKGPGVDRSGDVLKHANAAGTSKHGGVLCFAGDDHSAKSSTIPHQTDHDFMSAVIPVLYPSSIHEFLEYGLLGIAMSRYSGCWVGMKFIADTIETTAAVDLAGERRQFVLPIDFELPPGGLNLRWPDPPLVQDDRLQTYKAYAAIAFARANRVDEVTHDVPNARFGIISSGKAYEDVLQALRELEIGPREMAAIGLRILKVRMPWPLEPEAVRHFSEGLDEVLVIEERREIIENQIKQQLFNWRSDVRPRIVGKFDEHDKPYLSLSAALTVGAVARAIAGRIVKLDLDSSLHDRIAAKLTYLAERGQISRTHVAPVNRTPFFCSGCPHNTSTRVPEGSRAMAGIGCHYMVTWMDRKTETFTQMGGEGVPWTAIARYTDEKHMFANLGDGTYFHSGILAIRQSVAAKVNITYKLLYNDAVAMTGGQQIDGYLTPELVTRQLHGEGVKPIYLLSESPEAYLASDLAPGVKVLHRDNIDQVMLTLREVEGCSAIVYVQTCAAEKRRRRSRGLLEDPAKRVFINPAVCEGCGDCSVQSNCISVEPLETEFGRKRQINQSSCNKDFSCVKGFCPSFVTVHGGKRRKRKALEHADVEVPMPEVPALGERPWNIAIAGVGGTGILTIGAILGMAAHLDGKVPMILDMAGLAQKGGAVMSHLRIGHNQADVTSSRIVNGGADLLLSADEVVGASKDAITLCSSARTTAIVNTGLMPVADFVRNRDFDFKVGSVQHAIAKTVSDKSVFLDFGHVASEVTGDAMSTNILLTGFAWQRGLLPLSLEAIEKAIELNGVAVKASLSAFHWGRLLAHDPQAVHEIMSEPDAKKTLVEMSLGELITHRKTHLTAYQDAALADRYGAFVTRASAAAAKAQLSDKVPFAVAVNYARVLAYKDEYEVARLLTDPAFEAHLRDEMEGDFKLALNLAPPMLAGKDPNGRPKKREFGPWILPLLRWLAPMKRLRGTAFDPFGYMAERRLERRLIGEYEAIAERVLSRLCADNEAEALAILSLFDEIRGYGPVKEEAARKVMARIAEKLKTYEMPQEKQHVPADAA; encoded by the coding sequence ATGCTTGCGACGAGCGTATCGCTTGACGACAAATATACCGCAGACGAGGGTCGTGTCTTCATGACCGGCCTGCAGACGCTGGTGCGTCTGCCGATGACCCAGATGCGGCGCGATCGCGCCGCCGGTCTCAACACAGCTGCGTTCATATCCGGCTATCGTGGCTCGCCGCTCGGCGGATACGACCAGCAGCTTCTGAAAGCCAAGACCTACCTCGACGCGCACGACGTCACCTTCCAGCCCGGCATCAACGAAGACCTAGCCGCCACCGCCGTCTGGGGCACACAGCAAGTCGGCCTATCGCCCGGCGTTCGCAAGGATGGCGTGCTCGGTATTTGGTACGGCAAAGGCCCCGGCGTCGACCGCTCTGGCGACGTGCTGAAACATGCCAATGCCGCCGGCACCTCGAAGCATGGCGGCGTCCTATGTTTTGCCGGCGACGATCATTCCGCCAAATCCTCCACTATTCCGCACCAGACCGACCATGATTTCATGTCGGCGGTCATTCCGGTCCTCTATCCCTCCTCGATCCACGAGTTCCTCGAATACGGCCTGCTCGGCATCGCCATGTCGCGCTACTCCGGCTGCTGGGTCGGCATGAAATTCATCGCCGATACCATCGAGACCACGGCCGCCGTCGATCTCGCCGGCGAAAGACGCCAATTCGTGCTGCCGATCGATTTCGAGCTGCCGCCTGGCGGCCTGAATCTCCGCTGGCCCGATCCGCCGCTGGTGCAGGATGACCGGTTACAGACCTATAAGGCCTATGCCGCGATCGCCTTTGCCCGCGCCAATCGTGTCGATGAAGTCACCCATGATGTGCCCAACGCCCGCTTCGGCATCATATCGTCCGGCAAGGCCTATGAAGATGTGCTGCAGGCGCTGCGCGAACTCGAGATCGGCCCGAGGGAAATGGCGGCGATCGGCCTGCGTATCCTGAAGGTTCGCATGCCCTGGCCGCTGGAGCCGGAGGCTGTACGGCATTTCTCCGAGGGGCTGGACGAGGTGCTGGTCATCGAGGAGCGGCGCGAGATCATCGAAAACCAGATCAAGCAGCAGCTCTTCAACTGGCGCTCCGATGTCCGCCCGCGCATCGTCGGCAAGTTCGACGAACACGACAAGCCCTATCTCAGTCTATCGGCGGCGCTGACCGTCGGCGCGGTCGCTCGCGCCATCGCTGGACGTATCGTCAAGCTCGATCTCGATTCTTCGTTACATGATCGCATCGCCGCCAAGCTCACCTATCTCGCAGAGCGCGGCCAGATCAGCCGCACCCATGTCGCGCCGGTGAACCGCACGCCGTTCTTCTGCTCCGGCTGTCCGCACAACACCTCGACCCGGGTGCCCGAAGGCAGCCGGGCCATGGCTGGTATCGGGTGCCACTACATGGTCACCTGGATGGACCGCAAAACCGAGACCTTCACGCAGATGGGCGGCGAGGGCGTGCCGTGGACGGCAATCGCCCGCTATACCGATGAGAAGCACATGTTCGCCAATCTTGGCGACGGCACCTATTTCCATTCCGGCATTCTCGCCATCCGCCAATCCGTCGCCGCCAAGGTCAACATCACCTACAAGCTGCTCTATAACGACGCCGTCGCCATGACCGGCGGCCAGCAGATCGATGGTTATCTGACGCCGGAACTCGTCACCCGCCAGCTGCACGGCGAGGGCGTTAAGCCGATCTATCTGCTCTCTGAAAGTCCTGAGGCTTATCTCGCATCGGATCTGGCTCCCGGCGTAAAGGTCCTGCATCGCGACAACATCGATCAGGTGATGCTGACGCTGCGCGAGGTCGAGGGCTGCTCGGCCATCGTCTATGTCCAGACCTGTGCCGCGGAAAAGCGCCGCCGTCGCAGCCGTGGTCTGCTTGAAGACCCGGCCAAGCGCGTCTTCATCAATCCCGCTGTCTGCGAAGGCTGTGGCGACTGCTCGGTGCAGTCCAACTGCATCTCCGTCGAGCCGTTGGAAACCGAATTCGGTCGCAAGCGGCAGATCAACCAGTCGAGCTGCAACAAGGATTTCTCCTGCGTCAAGGGCTTCTGTCCCTCCTTCGTCACCGTCCATGGCGGCAAGCGTCGCAAGCGCAAGGCGTTGGAACATGCCGATGTTGAGGTGCCGATGCCGGAAGTCCCGGCTCTCGGCGAGCGTCCCTGGAACATTGCCATCGCCGGCGTCGGCGGGACCGGCATTTTGACGATCGGCGCCATCCTTGGCATGGCGGCCCATCTCGACGGCAAGGTGCCGATGATCCTCGATATGGCCGGCCTCGCGCAAAAGGGCGGTGCCGTGATGAGCCATCTGCGCATCGGCCACAATCAAGCCGACGTCACCTCGTCGCGCATCGTCAACGGCGGCGCCGACCTGTTGCTTTCCGCCGACGAGGTGGTCGGAGCATCGAAGGATGCGATCACGCTCTGCTCTTCCGCCCGCACCACCGCCATCGTCAACACCGGCCTGATGCCGGTCGCCGATTTCGTCCGCAACCGCGATTTCGATTTCAAAGTTGGTTCGGTGCAGCATGCGATTGCCAAGACCGTCTCCGACAAATCTGTCTTCCTCGATTTCGGCCATGTCGCCAGCGAAGTCACCGGCGATGCCATGTCGACCAACATCCTGCTCACCGGTTTCGCCTGGCAGCGCGGCCTGCTGCCGCTGTCGCTGGAGGCGATCGAGAAGGCGATCGAGCTCAATGGTGTGGCGGTCAAGGCCAGCCTCTCCGCCTTCCATTGGGGCCGGCTGCTGGCGCATGATCCGCAAGCCGTGCATGAGATAATGTCCGAGCCGGATGCGAAGAAGACGCTGGTGGAGATGAGCCTCGGCGAGCTTATCACCCACCGCAAGACGCATCTGACCGCCTATCAGGATGCCGCCCTTGCCGATCGCTATGGCGCGTTCGTCACACGCGCCTCGGCAGCGGCCGCCAAAGCTCAGCTTTCCGACAAGGTGCCCTTCGCAGTTGCCGTTAACTATGCGCGGGTGCTGGCCTATAAGGACGAATATGAGGTGGCGCGGCTTCTGACCGATCCGGCTTTCGAGGCGCATCTGCGCGACGAGATGGAAGGCGATTTCAAGCTGGCCCTCAATCTCGCCCCGCCGATGCTCGCCGGCAAGGATCCGAACGGCCGGCCGAAGAAACGTGAATTCGGCCCTTGGATCTTGCCGCTGCTGCGCTGGCTCGCACCGATGAAGCGGCTTCGCGGCACTGCCTTCGATCCTTTCGGCTATATGGCCGAACGTCGGCTCGAGCGCCGGTTGATCGGCGAATATGAAGCAATCGCCGAGCGTGTCCTCAGTCGCCTATGCGCGGATAATGAAGCCGAGGCCCTTGCTATTCTGTCATTGTTCGATGAGATCAGAGGCTACGGACCGGTCAAGGAGGAGGCTGCCCGGAAGGTCATGGCACGGATCGCCGAGAAGCTGAAGACCTATGAAATGCCGCAGGAGAAGCAGCACGTTCCGGCTGACGCGGCGTGA
- a CDS encoding isovaleryl-CoA dehydrogenase: MYDGGLNFALGEEIEALRDSVRRFAGQRIAPLADEFDRNNGFPMQLWRDMGNLGLLGVTADETHGGAGLGYLAHTVAMEEISRASASVGLSYGAHSNLCVNQINRNGSGTQKARYLPKLISGEHVGALAMSEPSSGSDVVSMKLQAERRGDHYILNGSKMWITNGPDAEVLVVYAKTTPDAGPRGITAFLVEKGFNGFSVGQKLDKLGMRGSSTSELIFIDCEVPAENVLGQVDGGARVLMSGLDYERVVLSGGPLGIMAACMDVVLPYLHERKQFGQPIGEFQLMQGKLADMYVTMNAARAYVYAVAAACDRGETTRKDAAGCILYAAEKATALALECIQVLGGNGYTNDYPAGRLLRDAKLYEIGAGTSEIRRMLIGRELFAETA; encoded by the coding sequence ATGTATGACGGGGGACTGAATTTCGCGCTCGGCGAGGAGATCGAGGCACTGCGCGACAGCGTGCGCCGCTTTGCCGGCCAGCGCATCGCGCCGCTTGCCGACGAGTTCGATCGTAACAATGGCTTTCCCATGCAGCTCTGGCGGGATATGGGCAATCTCGGCCTGCTCGGTGTCACGGCCGACGAAACCCATGGCGGCGCCGGTCTCGGCTATCTTGCGCACACGGTCGCCATGGAGGAAATCAGCCGCGCCTCGGCCTCCGTTGGCCTCAGCTACGGCGCTCATTCCAATCTCTGCGTCAACCAGATCAACCGCAACGGCAGCGGGACACAGAAGGCACGCTACCTGCCGAAGCTGATATCCGGCGAACATGTCGGCGCGCTTGCCATGTCGGAACCCAGCTCCGGCTCCGATGTCGTCTCGATGAAGCTGCAGGCCGAAAGGCGCGGTGACCACTATATTTTGAACGGCAGCAAGATGTGGATCACCAACGGCCCCGATGCCGAAGTGCTGGTCGTCTATGCCAAGACCACCCCCGATGCCGGCCCTCGCGGCATCACCGCTTTCCTGGTCGAAAAGGGTTTCAACGGTTTCTCGGTGGGCCAGAAACTCGACAAGCTTGGCATGCGCGGCTCCAGCACGTCGGAACTGATCTTCATCGATTGCGAAGTCCCGGCGGAAAATGTGCTGGGTCAAGTTGATGGCGGCGCGCGGGTGCTGATGTCCGGCCTCGACTATGAGCGCGTCGTCCTGTCAGGCGGCCCGCTCGGCATCATGGCCGCCTGCATGGATGTCGTGCTGCCCTATCTGCACGAGCGCAAGCAGTTCGGCCAGCCGATCGGCGAATTTCAGCTGATGCAGGGCAAGCTTGCCGACATGTATGTGACCATGAACGCCGCCCGCGCCTATGTCTATGCGGTCGCCGCCGCCTGCGATCGTGGCGAAACGACCCGCAAGGATGCCGCCGGCTGCATCCTTTATGCTGCGGAAAAGGCGACGGCCCTGGCGCTCGAATGCATCCAGGTCCTCGGCGGCAACGGCTATACCAACGACTATCCCGCCGGCCGGCTGCTGCGCGACGCCAAGCTCTACGAGATAGGCGCCGGCACCTCCGAAATCCGCCGCATGCTGATCGGACGAGAGCTGTTTGCCGAGACTGCCTGA